A genomic region of Aspergillus oryzae RIB40 DNA, chromosome 1 contains the following coding sequences:
- a CDS encoding putative RNA-binding protein (Nab3) (predicted protein): MTPSSPDEALHFRGKTLTPESPRPLHIAEPANIPVLQNQMDPIFNDTSTYEKSESAVEHRAQLHTDLPSQYAHYAGSGDVQGKYGSVQASGQFQTQTQGSYHHSGAFQADDGSMNKNAAASSHASLPSDQSAYVPSMATATTSAAQGSEPNSFLTTVPTSDPATLIPHHPFPDLPPSAPHASQSIPIASEIDHAASSWAASSAPQDRLDTRNKPHNTGEDGVDFQNLLDNLPPSSTAAPSAPAVSQAVPSGDASADPQATDEALQSSLGLPPRPPPQEKPSIHPNYNPSDDIRSYHQLPPNASNAQPSYSAQQSNYQSNPALPPLAGAGAPGTTSGVSSLPPPPVASFQQSPPATAEAQAPSSPVSIKAGRVDKQQVRQSKSTDDDAPWGPDVQKKYDEFLHDERVYVTEGLWDRFPEGSRLFVGNLPTERVTKRDLFHIFHKYGKLAQISIKQAYGFIQFLEAPACKQALDVEQGAVVRGRKVHLEISKPQRNTRPGPAPAEPSRAPPARRSRSPEYSRGGPPSSRNPRAPTDRYDRPYESPRVPFSDFRDEPTHRRRDDYRPPPRSPSPRGFRGRDGYRSRDRTPERYDRRERRRSRSPYARDRRYRSPSPRARGYEGDVELPVPRRAPRDVPEVQILVLEEVDRNFIFHVENAFRNRGLRVDVLVLGPRIPLNAAVQRQISEGVLAVVRLARPNQFSRKIPLQVFDRSGGADNVRFNEYPDVEPNIAAEIVFHAQSVQRGAPPTPFPPNPAFGVPPLAAPPMPQAPLPALSNPPNIANLITSLDGPTLQSLLGALQQRQSAVPTAQQPFSTTASTPNAGADLASLLSAATRQPVPANPQHPLPPQPFPIQAPNAPVVSDPNLISLLAKGLGGQQAQNQATVGPHVQNIMNQLGKWKQ, translated from the exons ATGACGCCCAGTTCCCCAGATGAAGCTCTTCACTTTCGAGGCAAGACCCTGACTCCCGAGAGCCCTCGTCCGCTACACATCGCGGAACCAGCAAATATCCCGGTGCTTCAGAATCAAATGGACCCCATCTTCAACGATACTTCGACTTATGAGAAGTCCGAGTCTGCTGTTGAACACCGCGCCCAGCTGCATACTGATCTGCCATCCCAATATGCCCATTATGCTGGGTCTGGGGATGTGCAAGGAAAATATGGCTCTGTGCAGGCTTCAGGACAATTCCAAACTCAAACTCAAGGTAGCTACCACCACTCTGGTGCATTTCAGGCGGACGATGGTTCGATGAACAAGAACGCGGCTGCGTCTTCCCATGCGTCACTACCATCAGACCAATCTGCATATGTTCCTTCCATGGCCACTGCGACCACCTCTGCTGCGCAGGGCTCCGAACCAAACTCATTTCTAACCACTGTTCCTACATCAGATCCCGCCACCCTTATACCTCATCACCCTTTCCCCGATCTCCCTCCCTCTGCTCCCCATGCTTCTCAGAGCATTCCCATTGCGAGCGAAATAGATCATGCAGCCTCCTCCTGGGCAGCTTCGTCGGCTCCACAGGATCGCTTAGACACCCGCAACAAGCCACATAACACTGGTGAGGATGGTGTGGATTTCCAGAACCTCCTCGATAATCTTCCCCCTTCCTCCACTGCCGCTCCTTCTGCCCCTGCAGTATCTCAGGCCGTCCCTTCCGGGGATGCCTCTGCGGACCCTCAAGCAACTGATGAAGCTCTCCAATCTTCCCTGGGCTTGCCTCCTCGTCCCCCACCCCAAGAGAAGCCTTCCATCCATCCCAACTATAACCCCAGCGATGATATCCGCTCGTATCATCAGCTCCCCCCTAATGCGTCTAACGCCCAACCCTCCTACTCTGCCCAGCAAAGTAATTACCAGTCTAACCCCGCACTCCCTCCCCTGGCAGGTGCCGGCGCTCCAGGGACCACCTCGGGCGTCAGTAGCCTACCCCCTCCTCCCGTGGCTAGTTTCCAGCAATCCCCGCCGGCCACGGCGGAAGCGCAGGCACCTTCGTCCCCAGTATCCATTAAGGCTGGGCGCGTTGATAAACAGCAGGTTCGGCAATCTAAAAGcaccgatgatgatgcccCTTGGGGACCAGATGTACAAAAGAAATATGACGAGTTTCTACATGATGAGAGGGTATATGTCACAGAAGGGCTCTGGGATCGTTTCCCAGAAGGCTCCAGATTATTCGTTG GCAACCTTCCAACAGAACGAGTGACCAAGCGAGATCTGTTTCATATCTTTCATAAGTACGGGAAGTTAGCGCAGATATCTATCAAGCAGGCGTACGGCTTTATACAATTTCTGGAGGCCCCAGCCTGCAAGCAAGCGCTCGACGTAGAGCAAGGAGCTGTGGTGAGGGGGCGCAAAGTTC ACCTTGAGATATCCAAGCCACAGAGAAATACGAGGCCAGGCCCAGCTCCCGCAGAACCTTCCCGCGCTCCACCGGCTAGGCGCTCGAGGTCTCCCGAATACAGCAGAGGGGGGCCGCCGAGCAGTCGCAACCCTAGAGCTCCTACGGATCGCTACGACCGACCATACGAATCTCCGAGAGTTCCATTCAGCGATTTCAGAGATGAACCTACTCACCGTAGGCGCGATGACTATCGGCCTCCCCCTCGATCCCCGTCCCCTCGTGGCTTCCGCGGAAGGGACGGGTACCGGTCTCGGGATAGAACCCCAGAACGTTACGATCGACGGGAACGACGCCGGTCCCGGTCCCCCTACGCAAGGGACCGAAGATACCGCAGCCCCAGCCCACGGGCCCGCGGGTATGAAGGTGATGTAGAGTTGCCAGTGCCCAGGCGGGCCCCAAGAGATGTCCCGGAGGTGCAAATTCTCGtcttggaggaggttgacCG AAACTTTATTTTCCATGTGGAAAATGCATTCCGCAATAGAGGTCTTCGAGTTGATGTTTTGGTGTTGGGTCCTCGAATTCCACTGAATGCGGCCGTTCAACGGCAGATCAGCGAAGGTGTGCTCGCGGTGGTGAGGCTCGCCCGTCCAAACCAGTTCTCCAGAAAGATTCCCCTGCAGGTATTTGATCGAAGCGGGGGTGCAGACAACGTTCGATTCAATG AGTATCCCGATGTTGAGCCGAATATTGCCGCTGAGATCGTCTTCCACGCGCAGTCAGTACAGCGCGGCGCACCTCCTACTCCATTCCCTCCCAACCCAGCCTTTGGGGTTCCTCCCCTGGCGGCTCCGCCTATGCCGCAGGCCCCATTGCCAGCTCTTTCTAATCCCCCCAACATCGCCAACCTAATCACGTCCCTCGACGGACCTACTCTACAGTCTCTTTTGGGTGCGCTCCAGCAGCGGCAATCAGCCGTCCCAACTGCGCAACAGCCATTTTCTACCACAGCGTCAACTCCCAATGCAGGTGCTGATCTCGCCAGTCTTTTGAGTGCAGCCACACGACAGCCTGTTCCCGCCAACCCACAacaccctcttcctccgcaaccGTTCCCCATCCAAGCACCTAATGCTCCAGTGGTGTCTGATCCCAACTTGATATCACTGCTAGCCAAGGGCTTGGGAGGACAGCAGGCGCAAAATCAGGCAACCGTTGGCCCTCATGTACAGAACATCATGAATCAGCTGGGCAAATGGAAGCAATGA
- a CDS encoding cytochrome c oxidase subunit 6B family protein (predicted protein): MGWLPWSSDSKNTASDGGRIAPDRSSRQKCWEGRDLFFSCLDDNNILDAIKEDKEARRKCGKEIAEFESACSKAWVKYFKEKRVMEYNRDKTIERIKKEDAAKVQDLKAQGWNPR, from the exons ATGGGCTGGCTACCCTGGTCCTCCGACTCGAAGAACACCGCTTCCGATGGAGGCCGCATAGCCCCCGATCGGTCCTCTCGACAAAAGTGCTGGGAGGGTCGCGACCtgtttttctcttgcttAGACGACAATAATATCCTGGACGCAATCAAGGAGGATAAGGAAGCGCGACGAAAATGTGGGAAAGAAATTGCGGAGTTTGAGTCGGCTTGTTCAAAGGCTTGG GTCAAATATTTTAAGGAAAAGCGGGTAATGGAATACAACCGAGATAAGACAATTGAGCGgatcaagaaggaggatgcAGCAAAGGTTCAGGACTTGAAGGCACAGGGATGGAACCCTCGGTAA